The segment TTTAAAATGGACCGGGGCGGAACTTATATCAAGGGAGAAGGAATGTATGAAGGGAAAGAAAAAAAACTGATTTATACGACTGTTAGCCGCAGGGAATTGCCGATATTACTGAGCTATATCAAGGATATAGACCCTGATGCTTTTGTCTCCGTACTGGACGCACACGATGTTTTGGGAGATGGTTTTCGTCCGTTGAAAGAAGCTTCCGACTCATAACCGGCTTTGTTTGTAAAATACGAACAGTTTGTGTTTTTTGTTGTTTAATAACTATTCATCTTATTCATTATACAAAAATGGATCGTCGTAATTTCGTGAAAACCGTTAGCGCAACAGCAGGTGTTACTTACTTGTCCTCCCGGTTTGCTTTTGCAGGATTACCTGTTTCGGACCAGAAAATACGTTTGGGTGTGGTCGGAGGAAATTTTGGACTTGGTTTTTATTTTAATGAACATCCGAACTGTCATGTGGAAGCTGTCAGCGATTTAATTCCTGAACGCAGACAAGCCTTGATGCGTACTTATCAATGCAATAAGTCGTATGATTCGTTGGAAGAACTGCTTCGTGATCCGAGAATCGAGGCTGTGGCCCTGTTTACTCCTGCTCCGGATCATGCGGCACATGCGATACAAACGCTTAATGCGGGAAAACATGTACTCAGTGCCGTACCTGCGGTAATGAATATGAAAGAGGCCTATAACCTTTTCAAAACGGTGAAACGGACAGGGTTGACTTATATGATGGCGGAAACGAGTACATACTTCCAGATCGTGATCTCCGCGAAGAAAATGTATCAGGAAGGAGCATTCGGCAATATATTCAGTAGTGCGGCTCAATATTACCATCCGGGACTTGAGGAACTCTATTTTACCGATAAAGGAGAAACGACCTGGCGACACGGGTTACCTCCGATGTTGTATCCTACGCATGTAACATCCCACCTTGTTGCCGTTACGGGAGAAAGACTGGTTACTGTCAGTTGTAACGGCTGGGGTGATGATAGCCCGATTCTAAAGAAGAACCGGTACAATAACCCTTTCTGGAATGAAACCGCATTTTTTAAAACCGACCGGGGGAATACTTTTTTAGGTGAAGTTTGTTGGAGGGGTGCGCTGATAGGGACGGAACGCGGAGAATGGCACGGAGATAAAATGAGTTATTATTCCGGTTACAAAGGAACCGGAGACCATCAGGTAACCAGTACTTCAAAAATGGGGGTTGATCACGGGGGATTCGCAGTCGCAGAAACAAAAATGACTCCTTACCC is part of the Bacteroidales bacterium genome and harbors:
- a CDS encoding Gfo/Idh/MocA family oxidoreductase, with the translated sequence MDRRNFVKTVSATAGVTYLSSRFAFAGLPVSDQKIRLGVVGGNFGLGFYFNEHPNCHVEAVSDLIPERRQALMRTYQCNKSYDSLEELLRDPRIEAVALFTPAPDHAAHAIQTLNAGKHVLSAVPAVMNMKEAYNLFKTVKRTGLTYMMAETSTYFQIVISAKKMYQEGAFGNIFSSAAQYYHPGLEELYFTDKGETTWRHGLPPMLYPTHVTSHLVAVTGERLVTVSCNGWGDDSPILKKNRYNNPFWNETAFFKTDRGNTFLGEVCWRGALIGTERGEWHGDKMSYYSGYKGTGDHQVTSTSKMGVDHGGFAVAETKMTPYPRVKWWETEMLPLPMRHGSGHDNSHCFITHEFIDSLVNEREPEVNIREALAYTVPGIIAHESALKKGELLKIPVIG